The genomic segment TCGTCGATTATGCCCATACGCCTGACGCGCTTGAAAAAGCGTTGCAGGCGGCGCGTCTGCACTGCGCGGGCAAGCTGTGGTGCGTTTTCGGCTGCGGCGGCGATCGCGATAAAGGCAAACGTCCGCTGATGGGCGCGATTGCCGAGCAGTTTGCCGATGTCATCGTCGTGACCGACGACAACCCGCGCACGGAAGATCCGAAAGCGATTATTGCCGATATCCTCACGGGCATGCTGGATGCGGGGCGCGCTCGTGTTGTAGAGGGCCGCGCAGAAGCCGTCACCAACGCCATCATGCAGGCGGCGGAAAACGACGTTGTGCTGGTGGCCGGTAAAGGTCACGAAGATTACCAGATTGTCGGCACTCGCCGTCTTGATTACTCCGACCGCGTCACTGCGGCGCGCCTGCTGGGAGCAGTGGCATGATTCGCATATCTTTGAGCCAGCTTGCCGCCGTTTTGCAGGGCGAGCTGCACGGCGCCGACGCCGATGTCGAGGCCGTTACGACCGATACCCGCACACTGACGCCGGGCTGTTTATTTGTCGCCCTGAAAGGCGAGCGTTTTGACGCGCACGATTTTGCCGCGCAAGCGCAGGCTGGCGGCGCAGGCGCGCTGCTGGTAAGCCGCAAGCTTGATATCGACCTGCCGCAACTGGTGGTGGCCGATACGCGTCTCGCCTTTGGCGAACTGGCTGCCTGGGTAAGACAGCAAGTACCGGCGCGTGTTGTGGCCTTGACCGGTTCTTCCGGAAAAACGTCGGTGAAAGAGATGACTGCCGCCATTCTTAGCGAATGCGGCAATACGCTTTATACCGCAGGCAATCTTAATAACGATATCGGCGTGCCGATGACGCTGCTGCGTCTTACGCCGGAACATCAGTATGCAGTGATTGAACTTGGGGCAAACCATCAGGGCGAAATCGCCTGGACGGTAAGCCTGACACGTCCGGAAGCCGCGCTGGTTAACAATCTGGCGGCGGCACATCTCGAAGGCTTCGGCTCGCTTGCGGGCGTTGCAAAAGCGAAAGGCGAAATTTTCACGGGGCTGCCGGAAAACGGCATCGCTATTCTCAATGCTGACAATAACGACTGGCTGAACTGGCAGAGCATTATCGGCAACCGCAAGGTCTGGCGTTTTTCACCGAACCTTGAGAGCAGCGATTTCAGCGCCACTCATATACATATCACCAGCCACGGCACGGAGTTCACGCTGCGTACTCCGACGGGTGACGTGGACGTTCTGTTGCCGCTGCCGGGCCGTCATAACATTGCCAATGCGCTGGCCGCGTCCGCGCTGGCATCGGCCGTCGGTGCGCCGCATGATGCGATTAAAGCAGGGCTTGCGAAGTTAAAAGCGGTCCCGGGACGCCTGTTCCCGGTAGCGCTTGCAGAAAACCAGCTGCTGCTGGATGACAGCTATAACGCTAACGTCGGTTCAATGACCGCCGCAGTTCAGGTGCTGTCTGAAATGCCAGGTTATCGCGTGATGGTCGTCGGCGATATGGCGGAACTTGGCGATGAAGCTGAAGCCTGTCATCAGCAGGTGGGCGAAGCGGCGAAAGCGGCGGGCATCGATAAAGTTCTGAGCGTGGGCACGCTTAGCGAAGGCATCAGCCGCGCAAGCGGCGTGGGCGAACATTTCCAGAATAAACAGGCCGTGGTTGCACGCCTTAAAACGCTCATCAGTGAGCATTCCATCATTACCCTTTTAGTGAAAGGTTCACGTAGTGCTGCCATGGAAGAGGTGGTGCGCGCATTACAGGAGAACGGGACATGTTAGTGTGGCTGGCCGAGTATCTGGTCAAATATTATTCCGGCTTTAACGTCTTTTCTTATCTGACGTTTCGCGCCATCGTCAGCCTGCTGACCGCGCTGTTTATCTCTTTATGGATGGGCCCGCGCCTGATCGCGCATTTACAGAAACTCTCCTTCGGCCAGGTGGTACGTAACGATGGTCCGGAGTCGCATTTCAGCAAACGCGGCACGCCGACCATGGGCGGCATCATGATCCTCACTTCTATCGTGGTGTCGGTATTGCTGTGGGCTTATCCGTCTAATCCGTATGTCTGGTGTGTGCTGTTTGTGCTGGTCGGTTACGGCGCGGTGGGCTTTGTCGACGATTACCGCAAGGTGGTTCGTAAAGACACGAAAGGCCTGATTGCCCGCTGGAAATACTTCTGGATGTCGGTTATCGCCCTGACGGTGGCGTTTGCGCTTTACATCACCGGGAAAGATACGCCTGCCACCGAACTGGTTGTGCCGTTCTTTAAAGATGTCATGCCGCAGCTCGGCATTTTCTACATTCTGCTCGCGTATTTCGTTATTGTCGGTACCGGCAACGCGGTGAACCTCACCGACGGGCTTGACGGTCTCGCCATCATGCCAACCGTGCTGGTGGCGGCCGGTTTCGCGCTGGTTGCCTGGGCGACCGGTAACGTTAAGTTTGCGGAGTATCTGCACATTCCATATCTGCGCCACGCAGGTGAGCTGGTGATTGTCTGTACTGCGATTGTTGGCGCGGGTCTGGGCTTTTTGTGGTTCAACACTTACCCGGCGCAGGTCTTTATGGGTGATGTCGGCTCGCTGGCACTCGGCGGCGCGCTGGGTGTTATTGCCGTACTGCTGCGTCAGGAGTTCCTGCTGGTAATTATGGGCGGTGTTTTTGTCGTAGAGACGCTGTCGGTCATTCTGCAGGTCGGCTCCTTTAAGCTGCGCGGTCAGCGCATTTTCCGCATGGCACCGATTCATCATCATTATGAACTGAAGGGCTGGCCGGAGCCGCGCGTGATTGTGCGCTTCTGGGTGATTTCGCTGATGCTGGTGCTGATTGGCCTGGCTACGCTTAAGGTACGTTAATCATGGCAGATTATCAGGGTAAAAAAGTCGTCATCATTGGGCTTGGGTTAACCGGCCTTTCCTGCGTGGACTTTTTCCTGGGGCGCGGTGTGACGCCGCGCATCATGGATACCCGAATCTCCCCGCCGGGGCTGGATAAGCTGCCGGAAGAGGTGGAGCGCCACCTCGGCTCCCTGAATGACGCCTGGCTGATGAACGCCGATTTGATTGTCGCAAGCCCCGGTATTGCGCTCGCGCACCCGGCGCTGAGTGCAGCGGCGGAGGCGGGTGTTGAGATCGTCGGCGATATTGAGCTGTTTTGTCGCGAAGCGCAGGCGCCCATTATCGCGATTACTGGTTCGAACGGGAAAAGCACCGTCACGACGCTGGTCGGCGAAATGGCGAAAGCGGCAGGCGTGAATGTTGGCGTTGGCGGCAATATTGGTCTGCCTGCGTTGATGTTGCTGGAAGAGGGGCGTGAACTCTATGTGCTTGAGCTATCAAGCTTCCAGCTCGAAACTACGTTTAGCCTTAAAGCTGCTGCGGCAACTATCCTTAACGTGACCGAAGATCATATGGACCGGTATCCGCTCGGTCTGCAGCAGTATCGCGCGGCAAAATTACGGATTTATGAAAACGCGACGGTATGCGTGGTGAACGCTGATGATGCGCTGACCATGCCGGTTCGCGGTGCCGATGCGCGCTGTGTCAGTTTTGGCATTGACGTCGGGGATTACCACCTCAACCGCCAGCAGGGCGAAACCTGGCTGCGCGTCCGCGGTGAAAAAGTCCTTAACGTGAAAGAGATGCAACTGGTCGGGCAGCATAACTATACCAATGCCCTCGCGGCGCTGGCGCTCGCTGATGCCGCTGGCCTGCCGCGTGCCAGCAGTCTTAAGGCGCTGACGACATTCGCAGGACTGGCGCACCGCTTCCAGCTGGCGTTTGAGCATAACGGGGTGCGCTGGATTAACGATTCCAAAGCGACCAACGTCGGCAGCACCGAAGCGGCGCTGAATGGTCTGCATCTTGACGGTACGCTGCACCTGCTACTGGGCGGCAATGGTAAATCCGCTGACTTTTCGCCGCTCGCGCATTACCTCACGGGCGAACGCGTGCGGTTGTACTGCTTTGGCCGTGACGGCGACGCGCTGGCGGCGCTGCGCCCGGACGTCGCCGACCGTACCGACACGATGGAAGAGGCGATGAAACTTATCGCCGGGCGCGTGCAGCCAGGCGATATGGTGTTGCTTTCTCCCGCTTGCGCAAGCCTTGATCAGTTCAAAAACTTCGAACAGCGCGGCGACATCTTTACGCGTCTTGCGAAGGAGCTTGGCTGATGCGTTTATCTCTCCCACGCCTTCGCCTGCCGCGCCTGCCCGGTATGGGTATTTTCGCCTGGCTGTTCGGGGCGCTCCGTGGCTGGGTGATGGGTTCGCGCGAGAAAGACACGACCAGTCTCGTCATGTACGACCGCACACTGCTCTGGCTGACGCTTGGCCTGGCGGCGATAGGTTTCATTATGGTGACCTCGGCGTCAATGCCGGTAGGGCAGCGTCTGGCGAACGATCCGTTCCTGTTCGCCAAGCGTGACGGTATTTATATTCTGCTGGCGTTTGCTCTGGCGCTGATTACGCTGCGCCTGCCAATGGAGTTCTGGCAGCGGCACAGTGCCGCGATGCTGATTGCCTCAATCGTGATGCTGCTCATCGTGCTGGTGGTAGGGAGCTCGGTCAACGGGGCATCGCGCTGGATTGCGCTCGGGCCGCTGCGTATTCAGCCTGCGGAATTCTCCAAGCTGTCGCTCTTTTGTTATCTGTCGAACTACCTGGTGCGTAAGGTTGATGAAGTGCGTAATAACCTCCGCGGCTTCTTAAAACCGATGGGCGTAATTCTGGTCATGGCCGTCCTGCTGCTGGCGCAGCCTGACCTCGGGACGGTGGTCGTGCTGTTCGTGACGACCCTTGCGATGCTGTTTCTCGCAGGCGCCAAGCTCTGGCAATTCATTGCCATCATCGGCATGGGTATCTCTGCCGTTGTGCTGCTGATCCTGGCGGAGCCATACCGTATCCGCCGCGTGACCTCATTCTGGAATCCCTGGGAAGATCCATTCGGCAGCGGCTACCAGCTCACTCAGTCGTTAATGGCGTTTGGCCGTGGCGAATTATGGGGGCAGGGGCTTGGGAATTCGGTGCAGAAGCTTGAGTATTTACCCGAAGCGCACACGGACTTCATCTTCTCCATTATTGGGGAAGAACTGGGATATATCGGTGTGGTACTGGCGCTTTTGATGGTATTCTTCGTGGCTTTTCGTGCCATGTCGATCGGGCGTCGCGCACTGGAAACCGACCAGCGTTTCGCGGGTTTTCTGGCCTGTTCTATCGGCATCTGGTTTAGCTTCCAGTCGCTGGTAAACGTCGGCGCGGCGGCGGGTATGCTGCCGACCAAAGGCCTGACGCTGCCACTTATCAGTTACGGCGGTTCGAGCCTGCTGATTATGTCGACGGCGATTATGTTTCTGTTGCGCATAGATTATGAAACGCGTCTGGAGAAAGCCCAGGCGTTTACACGAGGTTCACGATGAGTGGTCAACCAAAGCGGCTGATGGTGATGGCAGGCGGAACGGGCGGACACGTCTTTCCAGGCCTTGCTGTAGCGCACCATCTAATGGCGCAGGGATGGCAGGTCCGCTGGCTGGGGACTGCCGATCGCATGGAGGCCGACCTGGTGCCGAAAAACGGCATTGAGATCGATTTTATTCGTATCTCTGGCCTGCGCGGCAAAGGTATTAAGGCGCAACTGTTAGCGCCGATGCGTATTTTTAACGCCTGGCGTCAGGCGCGAGCGATTATGAAGCGTTTCCAGCCGGACGTGGTGCTGGGCATGGGCGGTTATGTTTCGGGCCCCGGCGGGCTTGCGGCCTGGTCGCTTGGTATACCGGTCGTGCTGCACGAGCAAAATGGCATTGCGGGGCTGACCAACAAGTGGCTCGCGAAGATCGCGACCCGCGTGATGCAGGCATTTCCCGGCGCGTTCCCGAAAGCGGACGTAGTGGGCAACCCGGTACGTACCGACGTGCTGGCGCTGGCGCTGCCGCAGGAGCGTCTCACGGGACGTGAAGGTCCTGTGCGCGTGCTGGTCGTTGGCGGCTCGCAAGGCGCGCGCGTGCTAAACCAGACGATGCCACAGGTGGCGGCGCGTCTCGGCGATGCCGTGACTATCTGGCATCAGAGCGGTAAAGGCGCACAGGCGGACGTTCAACAGGCCTACGCCAGCGTCGGTCAGTCGCAGCATAAGGTGACCGAGTTTATCGACGATATGGCGGCAGCCTACGCGTGGGCGGATGTGGTCGTATGCCGCTCCGGCGCGCTAACGGTGAGCGAAATCGCCGCGGCCGGTTTGCCGGCGCTCTTTGTGCCATTCCAGCATAAAGACAGACAGCAGTACTGGAACGCGCTGCCGCTTGAAAAAGCGGGGGCGGCGAAGATTCTGGAGCAGCCGCAGTTTACCGTCGAGGCGGTGAGCGAGACGCTGAAGGGATGGGATCGCGCCACGTTGCTCGACATGGCAGAGCGGGCCAGAGCGGCCGCCATTCCCGACGCGACCGAACGGGTCGCAAATGAAGTACGCGCGGTAGCCCGCGCGTGACGATTGCGGATAATTTTGTTCCGCGTGATTGATGATGTTATGGCGTTTGCCAAAGGCTTTTAAAGAATGAATACACAACAACTGGCGAAACTGCGTTCTATCGTGCCCGAGATGCGTCGCGTCCGGCACATTCACTTCGTTGGCATTGGCGGCGCAGGCATGGGCGGCATCGCGGAAGTCCTGGCTAACGAAGGCTACCAGATCAGCGGCTCCGATCTGGCACCGAACGCTGTCACGCAGCAGTTGACGGCGCTGGGCGCCACGATTTATTTCAACCACCGTCCGGAGAACGTGCTGGACGCGAGCGTAGTGGTGGTATCCAGCGCGATTTCTGCGGATAACCCGGAGATCGTCGCCGCGCACGAAGCGCGTATTCCGGTTATTCGCCGCGCCGAGATGCTGGCGGAACTGATGCGTTTTCGCCACGGCATCGCGGTGGCAGGTACGCATGGCAAAACCACGACCACGGCCATGGTTTCAAGTATTTACGCTGAAGCAGGTCTGGATCCGACGTTCGTCAACGGCGGGCTGGTGAAAGCGGCAGGTACGCATGCACGCCTCGGCAACAGCCGTTATCTGATTGCCGAAGCAGACGAAAGCGATGCGTCGTTTTTGCATTTGCAGCCGATGGTCGCGATTGTGACGAACATCGAAGCCGACCATATGGACACGTATCACGGCGACTTTGAAAACCTGAAGCAGACGTTTATTAACTTCCTGCACAACTTGCCATTCTATGGTCGCGCCGTTATGTGTGTGGACGATCCGGTCATTCGCGAGCTGCTGCCGCGTGTCGGCCGTCAAATTACCACTTATGGTTTCAGCGAAGATGCCGATGTACGTGTGGGAAATTATCGCCAGACTGGCGCGCAAGGGCATTTTACCCTCGTGCGGCAGGACAAACCTGAACTGCACGTGACCCTGAACGCACCAGGCCGCCATAACGCGCTGAACGCAGCGGCGGCGGTAGCGGTCGCGACGGAAGAGGGCATTGACGACGAGGCGATTCTGCGCGCGCTGGAGAGCTTCCAGGGGACCGGGCGTCGCTTTGATTTCCTGGGAGAATTCCCGCTTGCTAATGTGAATGGCAAATCGGGTACGGCGATGCTGGTCGACGACTATGGGCATCACCCGACCGAAGTAGATGCGACGGTACGCGCTGCACGTGCGGGCTGGCCTGAGAAAAACCTGGTGATGATTTTTCAGCCACACCGTTATACCCGCACGCGCGATCTCTATGACGATTTCGCCAACGTGCTGTCGCAGGTTGATGTGCTGCTGATGCTGGACGTCTATCCGGCGGGCGAGGCGCCAATTCCGGGGGCAGACAGCCGTTCGCTGTGCCGTACCATTCGCGCGCGTGGAAAAGTCGACCCGATTCTGGTTTCCGATCCTGCGCAGGTCGCCGCCATGCTGGCACCCGTGTTGTCGGGCAATGATTTGATTCTGGTTCAGGGCGCGGGCAATATCGGTAAAATCGCGCGCCAGCTGGCGGAAGCGAAGCTGCAACCGGAGGAAAACGCGCATGGCTGAGAAAATCGCCGTATTGCTGGGCGGCAGCTCGGCGGAGCGTGAGGTGTCGTTGCAGTCAGGTAGCGCCGTGCTCGCAGGTCTGAAGGATGCTGGCGTGGATGCATATGCGATTGATCCACGCGACATCTGCGTCACGACGCTGAAAGAAGAAGGATTCGATAAAGTCTTTATCGCGCTACACGGTCGCGGCGGTGAAGATGGCACACTGCAAGGGACGCTGGAGTATCTCGGGCTGC from the Cronobacter condimenti 1330 genome contains:
- the murD gene encoding UDP-N-acetylmuramoyl-L-alanine--D-glutamate ligase produces the protein MADYQGKKVVIIGLGLTGLSCVDFFLGRGVTPRIMDTRISPPGLDKLPEEVERHLGSLNDAWLMNADLIVASPGIALAHPALSAAAEAGVEIVGDIELFCREAQAPIIAITGSNGKSTVTTLVGEMAKAAGVNVGVGGNIGLPALMLLEEGRELYVLELSSFQLETTFSLKAAAATILNVTEDHMDRYPLGLQQYRAAKLRIYENATVCVVNADDALTMPVRGADARCVSFGIDVGDYHLNRQQGETWLRVRGEKVLNVKEMQLVGQHNYTNALAALALADAAGLPRASSLKALTTFAGLAHRFQLAFEHNGVRWINDSKATNVGSTEAALNGLHLDGTLHLLLGGNGKSADFSPLAHYLTGERVRLYCFGRDGDALAALRPDVADRTDTMEEAMKLIAGRVQPGDMVLLSPACASLDQFKNFEQRGDIFTRLAKELG
- the ftsW gene encoding cell division protein FtsW yields the protein MRLSLPRLRLPRLPGMGIFAWLFGALRGWVMGSREKDTTSLVMYDRTLLWLTLGLAAIGFIMVTSASMPVGQRLANDPFLFAKRDGIYILLAFALALITLRLPMEFWQRHSAAMLIASIVMLLIVLVVGSSVNGASRWIALGPLRIQPAEFSKLSLFCYLSNYLVRKVDEVRNNLRGFLKPMGVILVMAVLLLAQPDLGTVVVLFVTTLAMLFLAGAKLWQFIAIIGMGISAVVLLILAEPYRIRRVTSFWNPWEDPFGSGYQLTQSLMAFGRGELWGQGLGNSVQKLEYLPEAHTDFIFSIIGEELGYIGVVLALLMVFFVAFRAMSIGRRALETDQRFAGFLACSIGIWFSFQSLVNVGAAAGMLPTKGLTLPLISYGGSSLLIMSTAIMFLLRIDYETRLEKAQAFTRGSR
- the mraY gene encoding phospho-N-acetylmuramoyl-pentapeptide-transferase codes for the protein MLVWLAEYLVKYYSGFNVFSYLTFRAIVSLLTALFISLWMGPRLIAHLQKLSFGQVVRNDGPESHFSKRGTPTMGGIMILTSIVVSVLLWAYPSNPYVWCVLFVLVGYGAVGFVDDYRKVVRKDTKGLIARWKYFWMSVIALTVAFALYITGKDTPATELVVPFFKDVMPQLGIFYILLAYFVIVGTGNAVNLTDGLDGLAIMPTVLVAAGFALVAWATGNVKFAEYLHIPYLRHAGELVIVCTAIVGAGLGFLWFNTYPAQVFMGDVGSLALGGALGVIAVLLRQEFLLVIMGGVFVVETLSVILQVGSFKLRGQRIFRMAPIHHHYELKGWPEPRVIVRFWVISLMLVLIGLATLKVR
- the murF gene encoding UDP-N-acetylmuramoyl-tripeptide--D-alanyl-D-alanine ligase; protein product: MIRISLSQLAAVLQGELHGADADVEAVTTDTRTLTPGCLFVALKGERFDAHDFAAQAQAGGAGALLVSRKLDIDLPQLVVADTRLAFGELAAWVRQQVPARVVALTGSSGKTSVKEMTAAILSECGNTLYTAGNLNNDIGVPMTLLRLTPEHQYAVIELGANHQGEIAWTVSLTRPEAALVNNLAAAHLEGFGSLAGVAKAKGEIFTGLPENGIAILNADNNDWLNWQSIIGNRKVWRFSPNLESSDFSATHIHITSHGTEFTLRTPTGDVDVLLPLPGRHNIANALAASALASAVGAPHDAIKAGLAKLKAVPGRLFPVALAENQLLLDDSYNANVGSMTAAVQVLSEMPGYRVMVVGDMAELGDEAEACHQQVGEAAKAAGIDKVLSVGTLSEGISRASGVGEHFQNKQAVVARLKTLISEHSIITLLVKGSRSAAMEEVVRALQENGTC
- the murG gene encoding undecaprenyldiphospho-muramoylpentapeptide beta-N-acetylglucosaminyltransferase, encoding MSGQPKRLMVMAGGTGGHVFPGLAVAHHLMAQGWQVRWLGTADRMEADLVPKNGIEIDFIRISGLRGKGIKAQLLAPMRIFNAWRQARAIMKRFQPDVVLGMGGYVSGPGGLAAWSLGIPVVLHEQNGIAGLTNKWLAKIATRVMQAFPGAFPKADVVGNPVRTDVLALALPQERLTGREGPVRVLVVGGSQGARVLNQTMPQVAARLGDAVTIWHQSGKGAQADVQQAYASVGQSQHKVTEFIDDMAAAYAWADVVVCRSGALTVSEIAAAGLPALFVPFQHKDRQQYWNALPLEKAGAAKILEQPQFTVEAVSETLKGWDRATLLDMAERARAAAIPDATERVANEVRAVARA
- the murC gene encoding UDP-N-acetylmuramate--L-alanine ligase; the protein is MNTQQLAKLRSIVPEMRRVRHIHFVGIGGAGMGGIAEVLANEGYQISGSDLAPNAVTQQLTALGATIYFNHRPENVLDASVVVVSSAISADNPEIVAAHEARIPVIRRAEMLAELMRFRHGIAVAGTHGKTTTTAMVSSIYAEAGLDPTFVNGGLVKAAGTHARLGNSRYLIAEADESDASFLHLQPMVAIVTNIEADHMDTYHGDFENLKQTFINFLHNLPFYGRAVMCVDDPVIRELLPRVGRQITTYGFSEDADVRVGNYRQTGAQGHFTLVRQDKPELHVTLNAPGRHNALNAAAAVAVATEEGIDDEAILRALESFQGTGRRFDFLGEFPLANVNGKSGTAMLVDDYGHHPTEVDATVRAARAGWPEKNLVMIFQPHRYTRTRDLYDDFANVLSQVDVLLMLDVYPAGEAPIPGADSRSLCRTIRARGKVDPILVSDPAQVAAMLAPVLSGNDLILVQGAGNIGKIARQLAEAKLQPEENAHG